Proteins encoded by one window of Vitis riparia cultivar Riparia Gloire de Montpellier isolate 1030 chromosome 11, EGFV_Vit.rip_1.0, whole genome shotgun sequence:
- the LOC117924501 gene encoding probable sulfate transporter 3.5, with translation MAPSTESVVHVNFSNPRSFATKFKSHLKETFFPDDPFRQFRNEPPLRRTKKALQYFVPIFEWLPKYTFSMFKYDVLAGITIASLAIPQGISYAKLAEIPPIIGLYSSFVPPLVYAVFGSSRSIAVGTVAAVSLLIASTIGDVVSPTDDPTLFLHLVFTATFITGIFQTALGLLRLGILVDFLSHSTITGFMGGTATIICLQQLKGFLGLTHFTTKTDVVSVVRAIFSHRNEWRWESAVMGVCFLLFLLFTVQLRKKLPRLFWVSAVAPIVTVLIGCIIAYFLRGHDAIQTVGHLKKGLNPLSIGYLNFNPKYLTAVVKAGIITAILGLAEGIAIGRSFAIMRNEQTDGNKEMIAFGLMNILGSFTSCYLTTGPFSKSAVNFNAGCRSAMSNVVMAFCMMLTLLFLAPVFSYTPLVALSAIITSAMLGLIKYDEAYHLFKVDKFDFCICMAAFFGVTFVTMDVGLMLSVGLSIVRALLYVARPATVKLGNIPNSTLYRDIEQYPAATSFPGVLVLQLGSPIHFANSTYIRERILRWIKEEEDVSSPKGNNVEHVLLDLGGVTSIDMTGIETLVEILRNMEAKGIKMGLVNPRTEVLEKLMAAKFIDIIGQEAIFLSIDEAIRASQFSLNVWTQKDGVDKDHVPDTKGLL, from the exons ATGGCGCCCTCTACGGAATCGGTCGTCCATGTGAATTTCTCCAACCCCAGAAGCTTTGCCACCAAGTTCAAGTCCCACCTCAAAGAGACCTTCTTCCCCGATGATCCCTTCCGGCAGTTCAGAAACGAACCGCCGCTGCGGCGCACGAAGAAAGCTTTACAATACTTTGTTCCCATCTTTGAATGGCTGCCCAAATACACTTTCAGCATGTTCAAGTATGACGTCCTCGCCGGAATCACCATTGCCAGCCTCGCCATCCCGCAGGGCATCAGCTACGCTAAACTCGCTGAAATCCCTCCCATTATAGGCCTCT ATTCGAGTTTTGTTCCCCCGTTGGTTTATGCTGTTTTTGGGAGCTCCAGGAGTATAGCAGTGGGAACAGTGGCGGCGGTGTCGTTGCTTATAGCCTCTACCATCGGAGATGTGGTGTCTCCGACGGATGATCCGACATTGTTTCTGCATTTAGTTTTCACAGCCACTTTCATCACAGGGATCTTTCAGACAGCCTTGGGTCTTTTACG ACTCGGGATTTTGGTGGATTTCTTATCGCATTCCACTATCACCGGCTTCATGGGAGGGACCGCAACCATCATCTGTCTGCAACAGCTCAAGGGTTTTCTTGGATTGACGCATTTCACTACTAAAACTGATGTTGTCTCAGTTGTGAGGGCAATCTTCAGCCATAGGAATGAG TGGAGATGGGAAAGTGCAGTTATGGGAGTCTGCTTCcttctcttcctcctcttcACTGTGCAGCTG AGAAAGAAACTTCCGCGGCTGTTTTGGGTGTCAGCAGTGGCTCCAATCGTGACGGTCTTAATTGGCTGCATTATTGCTTACTTCCTTCGCGGCCATGATGCAATCCAAACA GTTGGTCACTTAAAGAAAGGATTAAATCCTCTTTCCATCGGATATTTGAATTTCAACCCTAAGTATCTAACAGCAGTTGTAAAAGCTGGGATCATCACAGCCATCTTAGGACTAGCG GAAGGGATAGCAATAGGGAGGAGCTTTGCGATAATGAGAAACGAGCAAACTGATGGAAACAAAGAGATGATAGCTTTTGGGCTGATGAACATTCTTGGGTCGTTTACTTCTTGCTATTTGACTACAGGCCCATTTTCAAAATCTGCAGTGAACTTCAATGCTGGGTGTAGGTCAGCAATGTCCAATGTGGTGATGGCATTCTGTATGATGCTGACTCTCCTCTTCTTGGCTCCTGTCTTTAGTTACACCCCTCTGGTAGCTCTCTCTGCCATTATCACCTCAGCCATGCTTGGACTCATCAAGTACGATGAGGCCTATCATCTCTTCAAGGTCGACAAGTTTGATTTCTGTATCTGCATGGCTGCGTTTTTTGGAGTTACCTTCGTTACAATGGATGTAGGCCTCATGCTCTCG GTAGGGCTTTCAATTGTGAGAGCACTTCTATATGTGGCCAGGCCTGCTACAGTCAAGCTTGGAAACATACCAAACTCCACGCTCTACCGTGACATAGAGCAGTATCCGGCTGCAACGTCGTTCCCAGGCGTCCTAGTCCTGCAACTGGGTTCCCCGATTCACTTTGCCAACTCCACTTACATCAGAGAAAG GATTTTGAGGTGGATTAAAGAGGAAGAGGACGTTTCAAGTCCCAAAGGGAACAATGTCGAGCATGTGCTGCTAGATTTGGGAG GAGTTACCTCCATAGACATGACAGGCATAGAAACCCTGGTTGAAATCCTAAGAAACATGGAAGCAAAAGGAATCAAG ATGGGTTTAGTAAACCCCAGAACTGAGGTACTGGAGAAGTTGATGGCGGCGAAATTCATAGACATCATAGGTCAGGAagccatcttcctatcaattGATGAAGCTATCAGAGCATCCCAATTTTCACTCAATGTATGGACACAAAAAGATGGCGTGGACAAAGATCATGTTCCTGACACAAAAGGACTGCTTTGA